Sequence from the Populus nigra chromosome 17, ddPopNigr1.1, whole genome shotgun sequence genome:
GGACCACATACCAATAAATGaatccaagtttttttaaaaaaaaacaaaaaaatcaaaagaggtGGATGAATCATTATGCATATAGACTCAGTACATGTGGATGAGAACAGCACGCACACGTACAattactattttctttttaattaatatggatgTTCAGGTTAGCTTGCGTGCACTTCGACTAATTTtatgggccctgaagttaacgaccatgtaagacTCCAGTGGCCCTGAGGTTTGTGGGACTCGAACTAGCGACCTCTAAAAAGCAAACTTATAGCCTAATCAGTTGAGTTACACCTCTGAGGGttcgattattattattttgattaaggtttaggattttttctattttttaattgtataaagTAATGACTAGAATGctcttgaaatataaaaaaaatgctttgatTCAGGgcgatttggtttttttgtttttaaaaaacacattaaatttactTTGTTGTCtcttgaaacaaataaatcttAACTAAAGTCTAAGGGCTTATTTGTATTTTCCTTTCGGTTTTTCTTATGATTATTGGGTCAAGATAGGGGCAAGtttgtcttttgttttgaaaataaacagTAAATTTACTTAGTTACCCCTTtagtcaaaaaaatttaaactattattaccattaagtaaattatttaaattaaacaatttttcaataaattattttttatatatatttggttacctcttcaattaaaaattttaaactatgaTCTAATAGCTTATTTGTCTTttcattttggtatttttgtagTTATGGGCTCAAGATAAGGgtggttttgtatttttaaaaaaatatttttaaaagaaagtttaCTAGCTCGTTATTTTCATGCGTCGACTTATTAAACTGCTCTTCACGCTTTAAGTATCGCATATGGAGGATCTAGTGGTGGGAATTGCCTACTCACAGCGGCATTAGAAAGATCATAACGTCCTCTTCCAAATGAGGTGGCATGTGTGGTGGTCCGATGGGTGGTTTTGGCTCTGAagatgttttcttcttttcttttattttttatctctcaTTTTCCTTGGAAAACGAGTTATTCAATCAAAAAATCCATGTtgtcttcttattttttcttgatatttgatTCAGTCATTTTGCTTTTGATTATATGATTTTtgtcttaatttcttttaaaaactttaaatttcttttcaacttcACTCTTGATTGAAATGTTATCtttttatcctctttttttttttgagtttttatatatatgtgtgtttcTTTTGtcaaatgtttgattttttttttgtaattttacccttgaatcaattaatgttatttcccccctcatttttttttgtttagcatttggttcttattattttatatcacTATTTTGTGGGCCttttatcaaattcaatttcttctcGATTTCATCATCTAacattaaaatgttattttccctcttattttgttttgattttaaatttgatcttttttttgggttttttgtttAGATTTCTTTTGtgaaatgtttgattttttataaaatttaacacttgaatcaataaattttatttaccctcttagttttttatttagcatttagtcatcattcttttacATTACTAATGTTTTTGGGGGGCttatttcaaattgattttttattcattttcatcatctaacattgaaatgttatttttccttttattttgttttggtttcagatttgatcatttttttttaattttagatttttaacttgatttcttttgtaaaatgtttgatttttttttcaccctGATGTTTTGTTTAgcatttgatcctcattcttttatattactaatcttttttgggatttttttttaattttttttcaattttatccatttCAAATTGAGAGTCATGGTTATCGTTAGTAGAGTTGCACTAGGCTTATGATCGAGGTGATGAGTTTAAAATGTTGACTCACGTGATATTAGTCTTTTTTATCCTTCGACGCTTTGTATTCTATCCTTTTTTCagatttctataaaaattatcatggcCTTATGCATGGGTTGCATGCCAACAAGCGCACTCAGATTTGCTTGGGTCATTTCttcccttttgattttttatttcctttgtgATGCCCTTGGTTagattaaaatgtatttttgttgttttttttatttttaattaacttttttttttaccatgattacttttttttaatttctttattcaatGCATCTGATGTCGTGggataagaaaaatttatttaacttaacTAAGTTTATGACccaaatctcaatttttttcttttttaaaacacgtTTGCAatcttatgatattttttttaatacaaaaagtAATAGTCCTAGACTAGATCCAATAAGACCTACTATTCAACCGGTAAgatcaaatttttattgaatgtaaaaaatatattcaaatgttgttaacatgttttctagaaaagaaaaatttataaaaacaagaaaaatttgatATTGGAGTCATTAAGTCAATTGGATCCAATAAAACATGGTAGtctaataatttgatttaaactaTATGCAACAATAGCATATAAATCATAAGTCAAAACAAATGAGTCACTGATATTACACCTACAAGCATAAAACAAAATCGTTGGAAAATCACCGCCACTCTATTGTGGACATCacttaccataaaaaaaaaaaaagaattgagtgTTTGtctatattaaataaatcaattttatttaattaaagaataaaatttatttaaaaaaacataacaaagaaTAACAAATAAGAATATCTTAggtaaactaattaaataaaaaataataataaaatcaaggcTAGAGAaagcatgcaaaaaaaaaaaatcaatctccaattaaataaatattgaaggatgaaataaaaaaaaaacattagcttttaaaaatgataaaaaaaacccaaacaatCCTAGGAAAATCTCATGAAGCCAAGATAATTTTCAAAGTCTGCAACCTGTGAAATCTTAGACGCGGGTATAACGAAGGTCAAATccaaaccaattaaatattgaagaattaaaTCGGGTaagaaaattctaattttaaaaattttgcgaagcaaagaaaacaacaatagaaagaatgaggattaaagctattaggaaaagaaaattaaagagtgTGGagtctaaaaaaatacaattctaaaaattatctcagcctaaaaaaataacaatgaaaagatcaaagactaaattttacaaaacaaaaaactaattcgatgaattgtttttttaaatagaacaaaaaacaaagggactaaataaaaagaaatagaagtTTAGGGTCTAGCTTGGAAAATTGGGTGGGAGGGCACAAAAGCCgagaaagagagatgaaaaaaagaagaaaaaaagaactggCCGCCGGTGACAAACCGAAAATCTGTCGGTGCACACGTCACATATCCAATAAAGGGACACCGAGACGATGCTGATGATGCCCtggaataacttttttttccattctaatCAGTCATACGTGCTGAAAAGTCATGGCACGGGccaaatttttccttttttaaacaaaaaacttaaataacccCACCCCTActcattgattaaaaaaaaaaaaccatgaacaTAACGACTAAAAACACCCTTTAATTTTAGAGTTAAATCATTTTGCACCAAGGGCGCAAAAGTTGTTTTAATGTGTAACATAATTGGATATTATGAAATGACCCTCtatctatttgtttattttccttCCAAGAAcaagcaaatatttttttctgtgcACCAAAAGTATGTAAAAATGCAAAACTAACCctaatgataagaaaaaaaacaaaatttagaatACCAAAATTATCATgtgcaaaaataattataccatTAAAACTTAGGCAAGGTTTTTGTACAAAAGACCAGGGTTGAAAAAACATCTTTGCTTTCCTCAGTGACTTGTGTATACACGCGCAGTGTTTTTTCaacctcttttagtttttttatttttcaatttttaatttgcaGATACGAATTCTCGAACCGAATGTAGACTTCGGCAGGAACCCAAAAAATAACATCAGCCACGACATCCATGACACCGACCCCATCGGACCCACATACCTTTCGGCCCCCACAAGCCCCCCTTTCTCTCTCCGTCTCTCTCCACTTTTCCTCTCCCACTTCTACTCCTGCGCCACTCCTCTCCGCCACATCACTCCCCACTAATCCCTGCTCGCcctttttactatatatatatatatatatatatatgtttttttttttgttcttttttctaaaaaaatctataaatacaCATATAAAATCTTGTATCTACCAGCTCTCCGCATTATTAATTTTccatcaattgaaaaaaatcggATGGACCCCGCCTCCCGTTACCGTTTCCTCGGCATCCCCTCCTccacttcctcctcctcctccttggCCGACGGAAACGGTGACAGTAACGGTAACggagatgagctcaacgaggaTGATATTCTCTGGACCAACGATTACACCGATCAAAGCCTAAGcaattcctcctcctcctctccaaCAACCACCTCCGCCAACAACCTCCAAAGTAAATCTAACCACCTCACAGCTTTCCCTAAGAACTCGGGCATTCTCGCGGCGTTACCAGAAACCAACCACAACACGGTTCTCTACCGCAAGCCTTCacttccatcatcatcatcatcgtcttcttcttcgtcgtctAGAGCAATCCCATTAATTCCAAGATCACCTCACGTGGCGGAATACGCGTCACAGTCGGTACCGATAAGGAAATTGAACCAGTCGGCCCCGATGAATGTGCCGGTGTTGTCGATTGCAATGGCGAAACAGAGGAATAGCAGGTTTAAGGAGGATGATGATGGTGAGTTTGATGGAGATGAGGAGATGTTGCCGCCTCATGAGATTGTGGCACGAGGGTCGAGGCGGTCGCCGAAGACAACATTTTCGGTTCTCGAAGGGGTTGGGAGGACGTTGAAAGG
This genomic interval carries:
- the LOC133676877 gene encoding protein S40-7-like; translation: MDPASRYRFLGIPSSTSSSSSLADGNGDSNGNGDELNEDDILWTNDYTDQSLSNSSSSSPTTTSANNLQSKSNHLTAFPKNSGILAALPETNHNTVLYRKPSLPSSSSSSSSSSSRAIPLIPRSPHVAEYASQSVPIRKLNQSAPMNVPVLSIAMAKQRNSRFKEDDDGEFDGDEEMLPPHEIVARGSRRSPKTTFSVLEGVGRTLKGRDLRQVRNAVWRQTGFLD